A window of Fibrobacter sp. UBA4297 contains these coding sequences:
- a CDS encoding PadR family transcriptional regulator, with product MNRYDLVLLGLILEHERSGYDIITEIRDRELDRWAKISTSTVYNRLITLEKNECIVGHSERDGNRPERMVFNITDKGRDVLRKEVLKHLTGFNDDPRTLGFAFLYGAENKEVIRTLEVHERRLVQEIENLEKMIAEEPRPTLYPEGPFLNCMSRDHILVELKYVRAAIGILRDPVRSKKLGGYFYINFGNRDFEKFEE from the coding sequence ATGAACCGTTACGATCTTGTTTTGCTCGGCCTCATTCTGGAACACGAACGCAGTGGGTACGATATCATCACGGAAATTCGTGACAGAGAACTTGACCGCTGGGCGAAGATTAGCACTTCGACCGTTTATAACAGACTGATAACGCTTGAAAAGAACGAATGCATTGTCGGTCATTCCGAACGCGACGGAAACCGCCCGGAACGCATGGTGTTCAACATCACGGACAAGGGTAGGGACGTTCTCCGCAAAGAGGTCCTGAAGCATTTGACTGGTTTCAATGACGATCCGCGTACGCTTGGTTTTGCTTTCCTCTACGGTGCCGAAAACAAGGAAGTTATCCGCACGCTCGAAGTGCATGAACGCAGACTGGTTCAGGAAATCGAAAATCTTGAAAAGATGATTGCCGAAGAACCGCGTCCGACGCTTTACCCCGAAGGTCCGTTCCTCAACTGCATGAGCCGTGACCACATCTTGGTGGAACTCAAGTACGTGCGTGCCGCTATCGGCATTTTGCGCGACCCGGTCCGCAGCAAGAAACTCGGCGGATACTTCTATATCAATTTCGGTAACAGAGATTTTGAAAAGTTTGAAGAATAG
- a CDS encoding response regulator, producing the protein MQSLKKIKKKNNRFKYSFIRFVPLILVVYLIIEAFSAFQTEDKNAVMARNRDYIKDITLAMANKLDDIFSSSLKSVEALTKLSSNEIPDGQMNAVFLAEVEKIIQFDHLYFTDSTGLTLKTSGEKSYDGNKWYFTDGMKGNSGIFVIMPTNTTPAYIVFYAPVFVQDKITGILSTSYDENTIKRFLDYKVYGAHASAGIVNTEGKSLIALESMKMQQTSVLGPYKDNFKQFLYTSKFDEENRNKIIQAYTTRTPSSYQYKDYTDEIQGYIAPLQTAPLSVYSNFPIEASKSLYSMGIKAGRMLQFLLIVIFASYIIYLLIVQLLIMRNESRQNSMANYIAIAENAIARAMIYVDAENGTFKDLSIMPMPFPKKGRLDDIVEGFVKYNDDMQNGEDFRTFFNVTIKERKVLDYIPSVVFSNTKLNGRKEYITMVYIPVEIKKNVVNKGIILFRNITAEKSKEIEANKKLTQALTDAREASKAKTTFLFNMSHDIRTPMNAVMGFTTMAKKHIDDHETVKGYLDKIDIAGKQLLSLVNQVLEMSRVESGKIILNEQKCNLENVIKALSTTYGSHAETKGILFTATITNIEHKFVLVDCDRVNQIAANIIGNAIKYTNENGSIMCTLEEQKCERDGYGNYVLTVEDSGIGMSSEFVEHIYDEFTRESSTTVSRIQGTGLGMTIVKKLTDIMGGTINIVSKKGQGTKIVVSIPMKWCQEFKTEVTEQKTITTIPLKGMKVLLVEDNEMNREIAEEILTENGLIVDTANDGDIAVDKVRKAAPGDYELILMDVQMPHMNGYDATKAIRKLDDPQKSRIPIIAMTANAFEEDKKNALEAGMNGHLSKPIDAQKLIQTLADFRLS; encoded by the coding sequence GTGCAGAGTCTAAAAAAAATAAAGAAGAAGAACAATCGATTTAAGTATTCCTTCATAAGGTTTGTTCCTCTTATCCTTGTCGTTTACTTAATTATCGAAGCTTTTTCTGCGTTCCAGACCGAAGACAAGAACGCAGTCATGGCGCGAAACAGGGACTATATCAAGGATATTACACTCGCCATGGCAAACAAGCTTGATGACATTTTCTCAAGCTCCCTTAAATCCGTCGAAGCACTAACAAAGCTCAGTTCCAATGAAATCCCTGATGGACAAATGAACGCCGTCTTCTTGGCAGAAGTTGAGAAGATTATTCAGTTTGACCACCTCTACTTTACGGATTCCACCGGTTTGACCCTAAAGACTTCTGGTGAAAAAAGTTACGATGGCAACAAGTGGTATTTCACCGACGGCATGAAAGGCAATAGCGGTATCTTTGTGATAATGCCGACAAATACCACACCGGCTTACATTGTTTTTTACGCACCAGTCTTCGTCCAAGATAAAATCACCGGTATCCTCTCCACTTCGTACGACGAAAACACAATAAAGAGATTTCTTGACTACAAGGTTTACGGAGCGCACGCCTCTGCAGGCATCGTCAATACAGAAGGTAAAAGTCTAATTGCGCTTGAATCTATGAAAATGCAGCAAACCTCGGTTCTTGGTCCATACAAGGATAACTTCAAGCAATTCCTTTATACCTCAAAATTCGACGAGGAGAATAGAAATAAAATTATTCAGGCATATACAACAAGAACACCATCCAGCTACCAATACAAAGATTATACGGACGAAATACAAGGTTACATCGCCCCTCTGCAAACAGCCCCATTGAGCGTTTATTCAAACTTTCCGATAGAAGCCTCCAAAAGCCTTTATTCCATGGGCATCAAGGCTGGGCGCATGTTACAGTTTCTGCTCATCGTCATTTTTGCAAGCTACATCATCTACCTCCTGATTGTGCAACTTTTGATAATGCGTAACGAATCCCGACAGAACAGCATGGCAAACTACATTGCCATAGCCGAAAACGCAATTGCAAGAGCCATGATCTACGTCGATGCCGAAAACGGAACATTCAAGGACCTCTCGATAATGCCAATGCCATTTCCCAAAAAAGGCCGCCTAGATGATATTGTCGAAGGATTTGTCAAGTACAACGACGACATGCAGAATGGCGAAGATTTTAGAACATTCTTTAACGTCACCATCAAGGAACGCAAGGTCCTCGATTACATTCCAAGTGTTGTATTCAGCAATACAAAACTAAATGGCCGTAAAGAATACATCACCATGGTCTATATCCCAGTCGAAATAAAAAAGAATGTTGTCAACAAGGGTATTATTTTATTCAGAAATATCACCGCAGAAAAATCAAAGGAGATTGAGGCTAACAAAAAACTAACACAGGCGTTAACCGATGCTAGAGAAGCAAGCAAGGCCAAAACGACATTCCTTTTCAACATGTCGCACGACATCCGTACCCCGATGAACGCGGTCATGGGATTTACGACGATGGCCAAAAAGCACATCGACGACCATGAAACCGTAAAGGGCTACTTGGACAAAATTGATATCGCAGGCAAGCAGCTCTTGTCGCTAGTAAACCAAGTGCTCGAAATGTCGCGCGTCGAATCCGGGAAAATCATCCTGAACGAACAGAAATGCAATCTTGAAAATGTAATCAAGGCGCTTTCGACAACATACGGTTCGCACGCTGAAACTAAGGGCATACTGTTTACAGCGACAATCACAAACATCGAGCATAAGTTCGTCCTTGTAGATTGCGACCGCGTCAACCAAATTGCAGCAAATATTATCGGAAATGCAATCAAATACACCAACGAAAACGGAAGCATCATGTGCACCCTCGAAGAACAAAAATGCGAGCGGGATGGCTATGGAAATTACGTGCTTACCGTTGAAGATTCCGGCATTGGCATGAGTTCCGAATTCGTCGAGCACATCTACGATGAATTTACACGCGAGAGTTCCACCACCGTCAGTCGCATCCAAGGGACAGGTCTTGGCATGACCATTGTAAAGAAACTGACAGACATCATGGGCGGAACAATCAACATCGTTTCCAAGAAAGGGCAAGGTACAAAGATTGTCGTGAGCATCCCGATGAAGTGGTGTCAGGAATTCAAGACTGAAGTTACAGAACAGAAAACCATTACGACAATCCCTCTTAAGGGAATGAAGGTGTTGCTCGTTGAAGATAACGAGATGAATCGAGAAATCGCTGAAGAAATCCTGACTGAAAACGGTCTAATCGTCGATACCGCAAATGATGGCGATATTGCCGTCGATAAAGTGCGTAAAGCAGCTCCTGGCGATTATGAGCTCATTTTGATGGACGTGCAGATGCCCCACATGAACGGCTACGATGCTACCAAGGCGATCCGCAAGCTCGATGACCCGCAGAAGTCTAGAATCCCAATCATTGCCATGACGGCAAACGCCTTTGAAGAAGACAAGAAAAACGCCCTCGAAGCAGGAATGAACGGACATCTGTCAAAACCGATTGACGCCCAAAAACTTATCCAAACACTTGCAGATTTCAGATTGAGCTAG